A genomic stretch from Chitinophaga lutea includes:
- a CDS encoding ABC transporter permease: MRKIWGARNMNNLNIALDSLVANRLRSFLTALGIIFGVGAVIAMLAIGRGAKEEIMNQMKLVGVNNIVIKPVLEDKKEEEEKTAAGKNTEEEKKKFSKGLSLQDAHSIMKMVPTVEAISPEMIMDQDVIYSGKSKRLKMVGVEPAFFALNNIGLSTGKMFNEQQLLGGEGVCIIGAGVKRKFFISEDPLGKVIKCGSQWLKVIAVTDEKLISSATKQNLGIRDYNMDIYVPIRTTLVRFRNPAIRIEHRGWFEDDGGNNNQSKNPSVHQLDQLVVKVQQPEQLTASAGIISRMLKRRHSDVMDFEVSIPEQLLQQQQKTKDVFNIVLSAIAGISLLVGGIGIMNIMLASVLERTKEIGIRMALGAQKRDIVMQFLFEAVLISLCGGVIGILLGVLGAYIVDKVADIKTIISVISILLSFVLASSVGLIFGISPARKAANQNPIECLRHA; encoded by the coding sequence ATGCGAAAAATATGGGGAGCCCGTAACATGAACAATCTCAACATTGCGCTGGATTCGCTCGTGGCCAACCGTCTCAGGTCTTTCCTGACCGCGCTGGGCATCATTTTCGGCGTAGGTGCGGTGATTGCGATGCTGGCCATCGGCCGCGGCGCCAAAGAAGAGATCATGAACCAGATGAAACTGGTGGGCGTCAACAACATCGTGATCAAACCCGTACTGGAAGATAAAAAGGAGGAGGAAGAAAAAACGGCGGCCGGGAAAAACACAGAAGAAGAAAAGAAGAAGTTCTCCAAAGGCCTCAGCCTTCAGGATGCGCACAGCATCATGAAAATGGTGCCCACCGTGGAAGCCATCAGCCCGGAGATGATCATGGACCAGGACGTGATTTACAGCGGCAAAAGCAAGCGGCTGAAAATGGTGGGCGTGGAGCCGGCTTTTTTCGCGCTGAACAACATCGGCCTCTCCACGGGCAAGATGTTCAACGAGCAGCAATTGCTCGGCGGGGAAGGCGTCTGTATCATCGGCGCCGGCGTGAAAAGGAAATTCTTCATCTCCGAGGACCCGCTCGGGAAAGTGATCAAATGCGGCTCGCAGTGGCTGAAAGTGATCGCCGTTACGGACGAAAAACTGATCAGCAGCGCCACCAAGCAGAACCTCGGCATCCGCGACTACAACATGGATATTTACGTGCCCATCCGCACCACCCTCGTGCGTTTCCGCAACCCCGCCATCCGCATCGAGCACAGGGGCTGGTTTGAAGACGACGGCGGCAACAATAATCAGAGTAAAAATCCTTCCGTTCACCAGCTCGACCAGCTGGTGGTGAAAGTGCAGCAGCCCGAACAGCTCACCGCTTCCGCCGGCATCATCAGCCGCATGCTGAAGCGCCGGCACAGCGATGTGATGGACTTTGAAGTGAGCATTCCCGAGCAGCTGCTGCAGCAACAGCAGAAAACGAAAGACGTGTTCAACATCGTGCTCAGCGCCATCGCCGGCATCTCGCTGCTGGTAGGCGGCATCGGCATCATGAACATCATGCTCGCCTCCGTGCTGGAGCGCACCAAAGAAATCGGCATCCGCATGGCTTTGGGCGCGCAGAAAAGAGATATCGTGATGCAGTTCCTGTTCGAAGCCGTGCTCATCAGCCTTTGCGGCGGGGTGATCGGCATCCTGCTCGGGGTGCTGGGCGCGTATATCGTCGACAAGGTGGCCGATATCAAAACCATCATTTCCGTTATCTCCATCCTGTTATCTTTTGTACTGGCTTCTTCCGTAGGGCTCATCTTCGGCATCTCGCCGGCACGGAAGGCCGCTAACCAGAACCCGATTGAATGTTTACGCCATGCCTAG
- a CDS encoding efflux RND transporter periplasmic adaptor subunit, whose amino-acid sequence MLKKKWWLIAASLVVCLIVAYYVFASKPTGVIPLAEVKKGHFRDVVVSAGELMAENTVYIQAPSGLQSNQIYEEIKIQDMAAEGSHVKEGDYIASLDPAVVNKKIGDVQLELDRAITTLSQTSLDTTLQMRESRDNMQNLRFQMEQKKLALELSKYEPPATIRQAELDLEKAQRDLNQLMEKYKIQQRQASAKMDQAAREVKRRQEQVANLVELRDKFRITAPKKGLLVYIVDYSAGGKKKAGSAIRSWDPRLAMLPDLSSMMSKTYINEVDISKIKKEQKVTMGLDAFPEVKLSGVVTSVANIGENRPGSNAKVFEVLIKLDKVDSILKPGMTTSNNILINQIPDKLIIPLECVFSEKTHSFVYISKGNAVEKREVKLGKSNDEEVVVEKGLEKGDRLYMAEPPSAKDNKLTLLK is encoded by the coding sequence ATGTTGAAGAAAAAATGGTGGCTCATCGCCGCATCTCTTGTTGTTTGCCTGATCGTTGCCTATTACGTGTTTGCAAGCAAACCCACGGGCGTCATCCCGCTGGCTGAAGTAAAGAAAGGCCATTTCCGCGACGTGGTGGTCAGTGCCGGAGAACTGATGGCGGAAAACACCGTGTATATCCAGGCCCCGTCCGGCCTGCAGTCCAACCAGATTTACGAGGAGATCAAGATCCAGGACATGGCGGCCGAAGGCAGCCATGTAAAGGAAGGCGACTACATCGCTTCCCTCGACCCGGCCGTGGTCAACAAAAAAATCGGGGACGTGCAGCTGGAGCTCGACCGGGCGATCACCACCCTGTCGCAGACCTCGCTCGACACCACGCTGCAGATGCGGGAATCGCGTGACAATATGCAGAACCTCCGTTTCCAGATGGAGCAGAAAAAACTGGCCCTGGAACTGAGCAAATATGAGCCGCCGGCAACCATCCGCCAGGCGGAGCTGGACCTCGAAAAGGCGCAGCGAGACCTCAACCAGCTGATGGAGAAATACAAGATCCAGCAGCGCCAGGCCTCCGCCAAAATGGACCAGGCGGCCCGCGAGGTGAAGCGCCGCCAGGAGCAGGTGGCCAACCTGGTGGAGCTGCGCGACAAATTCCGCATCACCGCCCCCAAAAAGGGATTGCTCGTCTACATCGTGGATTATTCGGCGGGCGGTAAAAAGAAAGCCGGCTCGGCCATTCGCTCCTGGGACCCGCGCCTCGCCATGCTGCCGGACCTGTCGAGCATGATGTCCAAAACCTATATCAACGAAGTGGACATCAGCAAAATCAAAAAAGAACAGAAAGTGACCATGGGCCTCGACGCCTTTCCCGAGGTGAAACTCAGCGGCGTGGTGACCTCCGTGGCCAATATCGGCGAAAACCGCCCCGGTTCCAACGCCAAGGTGTTCGAAGTGCTCATCAAGCTCGATAAGGTGGATTCCATCCTGAAACCGGGCATGACCACCTCCAACAACATCCTCATCAACCAGATACCGGACAAACTGATCATCCCGCTCGAATGCGTGTTCAGCGAAAAAACGCACAGCTTCGTGTATATCAGTAAAGGCAACGCCGTTGAAAAGCGCGAGGTGAAACTCGGTAAAAGCAACGACGAAGAAGTGGTGGTGGAAAAAGGCCTGGAGAAAGGTGACCGCCTTTACATGGCCGAACCGCCGTCCGCGAAAGACAACAAGCTAACCCTCCTCAAATAA